A window of the Cannabis sativa cultivar Pink pepper isolate KNU-18-1 chromosome X, ASM2916894v1, whole genome shotgun sequence genome harbors these coding sequences:
- the LOC133032339 gene encoding uncharacterized protein LOC133032339 codes for MSIFKKLGIGEARPTTVTLQLADRSMAHPEGKIEDVLVQVDKFIFPADFIILDYEADRDVPIILGRPFLATGRTLIDVQNGELTMRVNDQKVTFNVFNAMRFPDEIEECSRISVIDSIVAEKFHKEAWKDEKFISSFDELEDLSEDEDNQVAWLEPLQPIPNFRKPFESLELKESNFKPPKPSIQEPPKLELKPLPSHLKYAYLGENDTLPVIIASNLVVEDEGALLEVLKKHKKAIGWTMADIRGISPTICTHKILLEAGCSNSVEHQRRLNPVMKEVVRKEVIKWLDYGIVYPISDSSWVSPVQCVPKKGGVTVVANANNELIPTRTVIGWRVCMDYRKLNNATRKDHFPLPFIDQMLDRLAGKEFYCFLDGYSGYNQISIAPEDQEQTTFTCPYGTFAFRRMPFGLCNAPATFQRCMMAIFSDMAESILEIFMDDFSIYGDSFGVCLENLERVLARCEEANLVLNWEKCHFMVQEGIVLGHKVSSKGDRS; via the coding sequence ATGTCGATCTTTAAGAAGTTGGGTATTGGTGAAGCACGTCCTACAACTGTCACATTGCAACTTGCTGACAGGTCCATGGCCCATccagaaggaaaaatagaagatGTTCTAGTACAGGTTGACAAGTTCATTtttccagctgatttcatcATCCTAGACTATGAAGCTGATAGAGATGTGCCTATTATCTTGGGTCGACCGTTCCTTGCTACCGGGAGAACTCTGATTGATGTGCAAAATGGGGAGCTCACAATGAGGGTGAATGACCAAAAAGTCACCTTTAATGTGTTCAATGCTATGAGATTTCCGGATGAGATAGAAGAGTGCTCCCGCATAAGTGTAATTGACTCGATAGTGGCTGAAAAATTTCACAAGGAAGCTTGGAAGGATGAGAAATTTATAAGTTCTTTTGATGAGCTGGAAGACTTGAGTGAAGATGAAGACAACCAAGTTGCTTGGCTGGAGCCATTGCAACCTATTCCTAACTTCAGGAAGCCCTTTGAATCTTTGGAGTTGAAGGAAAGTAATTTTAAGCCTCCAAAACCCTCCATCCAAGAACCACCGAAGTTGGAGTTGAAACCATTGCCAAGCCATCTGAAGTATGCCTATTTGGGGGAGAATGACACGCTACCAGTTATCATAGCATCAAACTTGGTAGTTGAAGATGAAGGTGCTTTGCTAGAGGTGTTGAAAAAGCATAAGAAAGCAATCGGGTGGACTATGGCGGACATAAGGGGTATTAGTCCCACGATTTGCACGCACAAGATACTTTTAGAAGCTGGTTGTAGCAATTCTGTTGAGCATCAGCGAAGATTGAATCCCGTCATGAAAGAAGTGGTGCGAAAAGAAGTGATCAAGTGGCTAGATTATGGTATTGTGTACCCAATTTCGGATAGCTCATGGGTTAGTCCTGTTCAATGTGTGCCCAAGAAAGGAGGAGTCACGGTGGTGGCTAATGCAAacaatgagttgattcctactcGAACCGTGATCGGTTGGAGGGTGTGTATGGACTACCGGAAGCTAAACAATGCTACTCGGAAGGATCATTTCCCGCTGCCATTTATTGACCAAATGTTGGATCGTTTGGCGGGAAAAGAGTTTTATTGCTTTCTTGACGGATATTCGGGTTACAATCAGATTTCTATAGCACCGGAAGATCAAGAGCAAACCACCTTCACTTGTCCATATGGTACCTTTGCCTTTAGGAGGATGCCATTTGGATTGTGCAATGCTCCTGCGACTttccaaaggtgtatgatggctattttcTCGGATATGGCTGAAAGTATTTTGGAGATATTCATGGATGACTTCTCTATCTACGGGGATTCATTTGGGGTGTGTTTGGAGAATTTGGAAAGAGTGTTAGCAAGATGTGAAGAAGCCAACTTGGTGCTTAATTGGGAGAAATGCCACTTCATGGTTCAAGAGGGTATTGTGTTGGGTCACAAAGTGTCTAGCAAGGGGGATAGAAGTTGA